The nucleotide window ACTTACCTTACTGCCAAAGCGACGGCCGCACCTCTCATCGGAGCGGTCAAGCAAGCCGCGACCTTCGAGGCTGGGCTGCGTGACATCGCCATCACCGGGAACCTGACCAAACAGGAGGAATTCAAGGTGGGCGAAGCCGTCCGCCAGGCTGCGCTGTCAACCAGTCAGGGACATGCTGCGATTCTTGAGGGCGTTGGCACCCTCGTTGCGGCGGGCATGGATGCCAATAAGGCAGGAGAGTATTCGGGCCTTCTGGGCAAGGTGGCCACCGCCACCAACGCGGACATGAAAGACCTTGCCGGCATGGTGTATTCGCTGTCGGAGACGCTCGGTATCAAGGGCGACACCGCCCTCAAGGAAGCATTCAACCGCGCTGCCTTCGGCGGCAAGCTCGGTCGATTCGAGCTCAAGGATATGGCCAAGGCGCTGCCGGAGATGACAGCGGCCTTCGCATCAAAGGGCATCAAGGGGCAGGACGCACTCACCCAGATTATCGCCAGTCTCGAGGTCGGTCGTGAAGGCGCAGGTTCCGGTGACGAAGCCGTGACCAACCTGCGCAACTGGCTCTCGCACATGAACGCCAAGCACACCATAGACGCCTATTCAAAAGCCGGCGTGGACTATCAGAAGTCGATGCAAAACCTCGTCTCCGATGGCTACTCCAGCTACGAAGCGTCTCTGCAAATCGCCCAGAAGTTCATCTCGTCACGAGGTGACGGGTTCATGAAGCAATGGAAGGACGCGGGCGCCAAGGGAGACGAAGAGGCTCAACGTCGTTTGATGGAAAGCTTTGGCCTGAACGAGGTGTTCCAGGACATCCAGACCATCAACCATTTGCTGGCCATGCGCCAGGGGTGGGACAAGTACCAGGACAACAAAAAGAAGATGGGTAGCCAAGAAGCAATGGGCACCATCGATGAGGACTATCGCAAGCGCGCCGAGCTCGCCACCAAGGCGTGGGAGCGTTTCAAGACGCGAGTGGCCGACGTCGGCATTACTGTGGGCAGTACGCTGATGCCCTCCCTGACCAAGCTGCTCGGCACGCTCACGCCAATGATCGACAAGATTGGCCAGTTCGCTGCTGCACACCCTGGTGTCATCCGCGCGGTCGCTGGCTTCGCCGTCAGCATCGTTGGCCTGAAGGTCGCCACCCTAGCCTTGGGTTGGGGATTGAATTTCTTTGTTAAATCGCCTCTGAACCTTCTCGGCACGGCATTCACGACGGTGTCCTCAAAATGGACATTGATGCGTGCGTTGCTGCTCGGAGGATCTTCGCGTCTCGCCACGGTATTCCAATTGTTTGGCGCGAGCACGCAGACGGCGACCAAGCTGGCGAGCGTTTTCGGCCGCCTCGGCGGCTGGATGCTATCGCTCGGTCGAGCGACGTTGCTCCTTGGGCGCTTTTTGTTACCCTTCGGTCAAGGCCTGCTGATGACCTTCGGTGGACCGTTGATGCTTGCCGCTCGCGGCAGCCTGTTTCTAGGGCGGCTGCTGGTGGGGAATCTGCTGCCCGGCTTACGTTTGGCTGGTCAGGCGGTGCTCTGGCTGGGCCGCGCCATGCTGATGAATCCGCTGGGCTTGGCAGTTACTGCCATCGGCGTTGCCGCCTATCTGGTGTGGAAAAACTGGGACAAGGTCAAATCAGCGATTCTGGTCGGCTGGAACTGGCTCAAGGGCCTGAAAGATCGGTTCTTCTCTGCGGGAGCGGATCTGATCAACGGGCTTGTCAGCGGCGTGACGTCCAAGATTTCGGCCGCGCGCGACAGCATCGTCTCGTTCGGCTCGGACATCAAAGGCTGGTTTGCCAATACGCTGGGCATCAGATCACCGTCCCGCGTGTTCATGGGCTTCGGCGACAACATTGCACAAGGCGCTGCTCTGGGCATCGGCCGATCGGCGGGGCTCGCCTCAAGGGCGGCTGCCGGCATGGCGTCGGATACGGCGGCGGCCGCCGCGACCCAACACATCGCCGCCGGTCGCCTCGGTTCATCGAGCGCCAGCGCCGGTACTTCGGGGATGACAGTTCAATTCAGTCCAACGATCCATGTCCAGGGTGGCTCGCCGGAAGCGGTTAAGGGCCAGGTCACAGACGCGCTCAACCTTTCGCTGCGCGAGCTGGAACAGATGATCAAACGCGTGACCGCCCAACAGGCGCGGAGGGCCTACTGATGTTCGCACTCCTGGGGGATGTCCAGTTCGACCTGATCACATATTTTGACGGATTCGAATCGGAGTTCGGCGCCGATTTCGCCGAACACCCGCTGATTGAAGGCAAGCCGCGCCTGCAGTTCATTGGCGACAAGCTCGACGAGGTCCGGATCCAACTCGCCTTTCATCAGTATTACTGTGATCCGGAAGCCGAGCTCGTGAAGCTCACAAAGGCACTCGGTGCACATCAAGCCATGGCTCTGGTGCTGGGCAACGGAGATTACAAAGGATGGTTCGTACTGACCAGCGTGCAGGCGACCAGCAAGCACACGGACAAATCGGGCACGCTGGTCGCGCTCGAGGCCGGTATTACCCTGCGCGAGTTTGTCGGTGACAAAAAAAACCCACTTAAGCCCCCCGCAGTCCAGCCGAATCCTGCGCCGGCCAACGCCAAGGCGCTGCCAGTTGACGATGCGGCAGCCAACGAACTGAAAAGCGTTGCGGCCACGGTACGCGAAGGCGTGCGTCAGGCCGTAACCTACGCCAACCAGGCGCAATCCGCGCTGCGCGTTGCAGTCGATGGCGCTCGACTTGCACAGAAGTTGGCGGATAACCCGCTTGCCGCGTTGGGGCGCGTGCCCGGCCTTTTGACAAGCGTTAAGCAGGTTGCCGGTCCATTGGAGAAGCTCTCTCCCACGTTAAGTGGATTGTCCGGCCAGCTTCCCGACGTCTCCAACATGCTGCGCGCCAGCGATAACGCGCTGAGTGCAGTCCGCAGCGCACAGGGGGCTCTGAGTTCGGTCAGCGCCACAACTATTGGCGGTCGAATTGACTATCTGAGCGGGCAACTGTCGACAGCGACGAGCGCCCTCCAGTCTGCGGCACCGAGCATGAGTCAGCTGGCAGCCAAGGTCATCGCGAGGGTCATCTGATGTACCTGACCCACATCACCACCGAAGGCGAGCGCTGGGACCAACTTGCCTACCGCTACTACGGCGATCCACTTGCCTATGAAGCGATCGTGGCGGCCAACCCGCACGTTCCGCTGACACCGACGCTGTCGAGTGGTCTGCGGCTCTCCATCCCTGTGATTGAACAAACAGATTTGTCAGAGGATCTCCCGCCGTGGATGCGATGAACGATCAGTCGGCCACGACCACGGCCAAGGTGCCACACCCGGTCTTTGTGCTCACCTACGAACAGAAGAACATCACCAACGACATCACGCCGTATGTCCGTTCTGTCACGTGCACGGATTACCTGGACGGTCAGTCCGACGAGTTGTCGGTCGAACTGGAGGATGCTGACGGCCGATGGATCGAGCAGTGGTACCCAGGGAAAGGCGACGCGCTATCGCTCAAAATTGGGTACAGCGACGAGCCGCTGCTGCCCTGTGGGACGTTTGAGATCGATGAAATCGAGTTTGGTCATCCGCCGGCGACAGTAACAATTCGGGCGTTGGCCACCGGGGTAAAGAAGTCTGTCCGCACTCGTGCCGGGCGAGCATATGAAGGCACTACGCTGGCTGCGATCGCGCAACGCATCGCCAAGCGCAACAAGCTCACCCTCGTAGGGAAGATCCGGGACATCCGAATTGATCGGGTCACGCAGTATCAGGAACGGGACGTGGAATTCCTCACGCGCCTGGCACGCGAGTTCGGGTATGCCTTCAAGATCGTCAGCACCAAGCTGGTTTTCACCGAATTGGCGGACCTGCGTGAGACGAACGCTGTCCTGACCATCACCAAGGGCGACCTACAGTCCATTCGGCTGCGCGACAAGATCAAGGAGGTCTACCAGGCCGCTAAGGGCAAGTATCACGATCCGAAGACGAAGAGGCTGGTGGTCTACGGTGTGAAGGGAGATAACGTCGCGGAGGTTGGCCAGACTACGGTGAGCACGAAAAAGCGTTCCGGCCAATCTGCGAGTGGCGATACGCTGAAATTCAGCGCGCGAGGGTCCAAGGCTGCCCTCCAGACGAAGACGCAAGCTGCTCTTGACGCGGCAAACCTCCAGCAAACCGCAGGCAACATCACGCTGCATGGCAATCCAAAACTTGTCGCCGGCACGACAGTCGAGCTTGCGAACTGCGGCAAGCTCTCAGGGAAATACCTTGTCGAGTCGGCTCATCACCGGCTTGAACGAGGGGCCGGCTATACCACCGAGTTGGAGATCAAGCGCGTGGCGCTGCCAATCAAGGTTGGTACGGGAAGCAGTACAGGTAAGACGACTTCCGGCAAGGCCCTCAAGGTGTACGGGACCACGACAGACGGTCAGGTGGGCGTGGTGGGTACGAGTACCGTGACCAAGAAGAAATGACAGAAACCACGGAAGAATTCGGCGCCACGCTGAAGTTCGGCACAGTGAGCGCGTCCCGTCCGGGCTTCGCGCGGGTGCGCCTGCCCGATCTCGATAACATGCGCACCATGTGGTTGCCGATCGCCTATCCGAAAACGCAGGATGATCAAGCCTGCTGGACCTACGATATCGGCGAACAGGTGGCCGTGTTGCTGGACGCACGTGGCGAGGATGGCGTCATTCTCGGCGCGATCTATTCTTCAGCCGACACGCCCCCGGTTACGGACCCGAACAAGTTTGCCATCCGGTTCAAGGACGGCGCTCTGCTCGAGTACGACCGAGCCACCGGCATTTTGACGGTCACGGGCGTTCGACGCGTCGAAGTGGAAGCGAGCGCGGAAATTGTTCTCAAATCTGGAACCAAAGTCCTGCTCGATGCGCCAGACGCGGAGTTGACAGGCAACTTGCTGGTGAAGGGTAAGCTGACGGGGCAAGGTGGCCTGGCAGTGTCCGGTGGGGCTGGTGCCCAGATCCAGGGCAACATGCAGATCGACGGCAATGTCTCTGCCACGGGCACCATCATGGATGCTGGCGGAAACTCGAACCACCATACCCACTAGCGATAGTCCAAGCCTTAAAGGCCTTTAATATCCGTCAGCCGGGCATGTCGGCATGATAGCCGCATGACCCGGCTATCCGAAATTTCCTCCGTTCACTGGCAGCCTGCTCTCAATAGCTTCGACGTTGTTGAGGCTGAAGCAGACATCGACCAGGCCATCCGCGTGATCCTCCGCACGCCGAAGGGTAGCGACCCGCATCGGCCTGACTTCGGCTCGAACGTACATCTCTATATCGATTACCCCATCGATCAGGCCGTGCCGCACCTGGTACGAGAAGCCGTCGATGCGATCCGACAATGGGAGCCGCGTTGCGAATTGCTCAAGGTCTCGCCGGTGATCGATCAGGCGCAGATGGCCCTGAAAGTGAGCTGGAAGCTGGCTGACGGCGTGAAGCGTGATACGGAGGTGCGCCTGTGAGCCTCCCCGAGCCGAGCTTCATCGAACGAGATCCGAAAACGATTACCGCCGAAATCGTCGCGCAATACGAGTCGCTCTCCGGCAAGACACTCTATCCCGCACAGGTGGAGCGACTGCTGATCGACGTTATCGCCTATCGGGAAACGCTGGTGCGCGTCGGCATTCAGGAAGCGGCAAAACAAAGCCTGGTGCATTACGCTCGAGCGCCGATGCTGGACTATCTGGGCGAACTCGTTGGCGTCACTCGCCTGCCGGCGCAATCGGCGATGACGCCGTTGCGCTTTGCTCTGAAGACGGTGCTGGCCAACGACCTACTGATCCCTGCAGGCACCCGCGTCGAAGGGGGCGACGGTGCGGTGACATTCGCGACCGACGGCGACGTGACGCTTGTGGCTGGGCAATTGTCGGTAGACACGGCGGCAACGTGTGAAGACCCAGGCGCTGCCGGCAATGGCTGGCAACCGGGGCAGATTAACAGCCTGATCGACGAGTTGGGCGACGTCGAAATCACGGTCGCCAATACCGCAGTCACCGCTGGCGGCGTCGAGGAAGAAGAAAACGACCACCTGCGGGAACGTATCAAGCTTGCTCCGGAAGCCTTCAGCACTGCCGGCAGCCGGTTGGCCTATGTATTCCACGCGAAGAGTGCGCATCAGAGCATCGTCGACGTGGCCGTGTTGTCCCCCACGCCTGGCGTGGTCAAGCTTTACCCGCTGCTTACCACTGGATTGCCAGACATCAACATGCTGGCGTTGGTCGAAGCGAAGTGTTCGGCCGACCGCGTGCGCCCGTTGACCGACCAGGTGCAGGCGCTCGCCCCAACGCCCGTCGACTACGCGATCGAGGCACAACTGGTGCTGTATAAGGACACCGATGTGGCCAGCGTGCTCGCGCAGGCGAATGCTGCAGCCCAAGCCTATATGGCAGATCGCGCGGCGGGGCTCGGCCGTGACATCGTGCCAGTGCAGGTGGATGTCGCCCTGAAGGTCACCGGTGTGTATGACATCGTGCGCACCTCTCCGGCCAAGCTCGTGCTCGCGGAGAACGAGTGGGCGCGGTGCACTGGAATCAATATCACCGTTTCGGGGACGGTCGATGGCTGATTCGCTGTTGCTCCCGCCGCCGCTGGCCAGCGACGAGCGCTTCCGAGTGCTCGGACAGCTGGCGGCTCGAATCAGCGACATCGACCTGTCGCCGCTCCTGGTCTATCTCGTGGACACCGTCAACGCGTCGGCGTTGCCGGTGCTCGCGGATCAGTTTCACATCCTTGGCGAAGGTTGGCAGTTTGCCCGCAACGACGACGAGCGTCGCCTGTTGCTCAAGCGGGCGATCGAACTGCACCGGTTCAAAGGCACGAAGTGGGCCATTCAACAAGTTTTAGAAACGCTGGCCCTCAAAGGTCAGATCGCCGAGTGGTTTGAGTACGGTGGCCAGTCGTATCACTTCCGTATCGACGTGGATCTGTCCGACCGCGGAATTGACGAGACAACCTACGACGCGCTCGTCGCCTTGGTCAACGAGTACAAAAACGTGCGCAGCCACCTCGAGGCGCTCACGTTGTACCTCACCGTACGAAGTCCCGTGCCCGTGATCGCGGCCGCGACGCTCGGCGGCGAGCTGACGACCATATATCCGTTGCAGTTGGACGGCGTCGAGCAACGCGGGGCCGTATTCATTGGCTACGGCCAGCAAACCATCGAGATCACCACGATTTACCCCTTGGAGAACTGACGTGGCTCAGGACTACTACACCATTCTGACCAACGCCGGGCTCGCATATGAGGCTCAGCAAAAGGCTCAGAACAAGCCCATCACATTGACAACGATGGCCATCGGCGACGGCAATGGAGCCGTCTACAACCCGGATCCGACTGCGACGACGCTGCGGCGCGAGGTCCATCGCCAGCCGATTAACGCGCTTTTGCAAGACCCCAACAACCCCAACTGGCTTGTCTGTGAAGGATGGCTGGCCGATGACGTAGGCGGCTGGACGATTCGAGAAGTCGGCATTATCACCGACACCGGAGTCCTCTACGCGATCTGCAAGTATCCCGAGTCTATCAAGCCGCTCCTGGCCAGCGGCAGCGGCAAGCAGTTCTACGTCCGGTCAATCTTTCAGACCAGCAACGCCGCCAACGTCACATTGCTCGTCGACAACTCCGTGGTGATGGCGCCGCGCGCGTACGTCATTGATTACGTCCGAGATGAACTGGCCAAGCTGGACAGCAAGCAATCGGTTCGGGTGGCCACGACGGGGCCGATCGTGCTTACGGGGCTGGGACCGGTGGATGACGTCGCGCTCACAGCAGGCGACCGTGTGCTAGTGAAGGACCAGGCGGCGGGCGCCGAGAACGGTATCTACGTGGCAGGAGCTGGCGCGTGGGCGCGCGCAGCGGACGCCAACAGCGCGGCGAAGCTCACATCTGGCGCAGTAGTTCCCGTGGAGTCCGGCTCGCTGAATGCCGACACCCTCTGGATGCTCAAGACGGACGGTGCCGTC belongs to Pandoraea norimbergensis and includes:
- a CDS encoding phage tail protein I, which gives rise to MADSLLLPPPLASDERFRVLGQLAARISDIDLSPLLVYLVDTVNASALPVLADQFHILGEGWQFARNDDERRLLLKRAIELHRFKGTKWAIQQVLETLALKGQIAEWFEYGGQSYHFRIDVDLSDRGIDETTYDALVALVNEYKNVRSHLEALTLYLTVRSPVPVIAAATLGGELTTIYPLQLDGVEQRGAVFIGYGQQTIEITTIYPLEN
- a CDS encoding phage tail protein codes for the protein MFALLGDVQFDLITYFDGFESEFGADFAEHPLIEGKPRLQFIGDKLDEVRIQLAFHQYYCDPEAELVKLTKALGAHQAMALVLGNGDYKGWFVLTSVQATSKHTDKSGTLVALEAGITLREFVGDKKNPLKPPAVQPNPAPANAKALPVDDAAANELKSVAATVREGVRQAVTYANQAQSALRVAVDGARLAQKLADNPLAALGRVPGLLTSVKQVAGPLEKLSPTLSGLSGQLPDVSNMLRASDNALSAVRSAQGALSSVSATTIGGRIDYLSGQLSTATSALQSAAPSMSQLAAKVIARVI
- a CDS encoding phage baseplate assembly protein V, which encodes MTETTEEFGATLKFGTVSASRPGFARVRLPDLDNMRTMWLPIAYPKTQDDQACWTYDIGEQVAVLLDARGEDGVILGAIYSSADTPPVTDPNKFAIRFKDGALLEYDRATGILTVTGVRRVEVEASAEIVLKSGTKVLLDAPDAELTGNLLVKGKLTGQGGLAVSGGAGAQIQGNMQIDGNVSATGTIMDAGGNSNHHTH
- a CDS encoding baseplate assembly protein — encoded protein: MSLPEPSFIERDPKTITAEIVAQYESLSGKTLYPAQVERLLIDVIAYRETLVRVGIQEAAKQSLVHYARAPMLDYLGELVGVTRLPAQSAMTPLRFALKTVLANDLLIPAGTRVEGGDGAVTFATDGDVTLVAGQLSVDTAATCEDPGAAGNGWQPGQINSLIDELGDVEITVANTAVTAGGVEEEENDHLRERIKLAPEAFSTAGSRLAYVFHAKSAHQSIVDVAVLSPTPGVVKLYPLLTTGLPDINMLALVEAKCSADRVRPLTDQVQALAPTPVDYAIEAQLVLYKDTDVASVLAQANAAAQAYMADRAAGLGRDIVPVQVDVALKVTGVYDIVRTSPAKLVLAENEWARCTGINITVSGTVDG
- a CDS encoding tail protein X; the encoded protein is MYLTHITTEGERWDQLAYRYYGDPLAYEAIVAANPHVPLTPTLSSGLRLSIPVIEQTDLSEDLPPWMR
- a CDS encoding phage tail tape measure protein, giving the protein MASEFYVGVKIGATMLASFGTALAGAKTTMSNLGRVADDLQVKHARLGEVMSRAMAHPMRNVGELRHQYERLGTTMDALTTKQAALAGQLARGEALHKQRMGLGGEMVGTYLTAKATAAPLIGAVKQAATFEAGLRDIAITGNLTKQEEFKVGEAVRQAALSTSQGHAAILEGVGTLVAAGMDANKAGEYSGLLGKVATATNADMKDLAGMVYSLSETLGIKGDTALKEAFNRAAFGGKLGRFELKDMAKALPEMTAAFASKGIKGQDALTQIIASLEVGREGAGSGDEAVTNLRNWLSHMNAKHTIDAYSKAGVDYQKSMQNLVSDGYSSYEASLQIAQKFISSRGDGFMKQWKDAGAKGDEEAQRRLMESFGLNEVFQDIQTINHLLAMRQGWDKYQDNKKKMGSQEAMGTIDEDYRKRAELATKAWERFKTRVADVGITVGSTLMPSLTKLLGTLTPMIDKIGQFAAAHPGVIRAVAGFAVSIVGLKVATLALGWGLNFFVKSPLNLLGTAFTTVSSKWTLMRALLLGGSSRLATVFQLFGASTQTATKLASVFGRLGGWMLSLGRATLLLGRFLLPFGQGLLMTFGGPLMLAARGSLFLGRLLVGNLLPGLRLAGQAVLWLGRAMLMNPLGLAVTAIGVAAYLVWKNWDKVKSAILVGWNWLKGLKDRFFSAGADLINGLVSGVTSKISAARDSIVSFGSDIKGWFANTLGIRSPSRVFMGFGDNIAQGAALGIGRSAGLASRAAAGMASDTAAAAATQHIAAGRLGSSSASAGTSGMTVQFSPTIHVQGGSPEAVKGQVTDALNLSLRELEQMIKRVTAQQARRAY
- a CDS encoding GPW/gp25 family protein, whose product is MTRLSEISSVHWQPALNSFDVVEAEADIDQAIRVILRTPKGSDPHRPDFGSNVHLYIDYPIDQAVPHLVREAVDAIRQWEPRCELLKVSPVIDQAQMALKVSWKLADGVKRDTEVRL
- a CDS encoding phage tail protein is translated as MAQDYYTILTNAGLAYEAQQKAQNKPITLTTMAIGDGNGAVYNPDPTATTLRREVHRQPINALLQDPNNPNWLVCEGWLADDVGGWTIREVGIITDTGVLYAICKYPESIKPLLASGSGKQFYVRSIFQTSNAANVTLLVDNSVVMAPRAYVIDYVRDELAKLDSKQSVRVATTGPIVLTGLGPVDDVALTAGDRVLVKDQAAGAENGIYVAGAGAWARAADANSAAKLTSGAVVPVESGSLNADTLWMLKTDGAVTPGTTALSFQWVGGLNAPDQPPGDSSRKIANTAFVASALAVLSGYPKVYSILSLPTSNVGPIIVAEVAEVWVWSASQYFTGYRSPLCGRPLDGHTVTPLASEIDAVGGTLSKTAYAGLWGYAQENSLVVASGAWSAGMHKFVDLGGDNFRCPDLRNQFRRFTGTDADTANARTLGTRQLDAFKAHSHYVNGITSSVAGGNQGAPIESGNIPWKTTDAGGSETRPVNTAYAPRIHA
- a CDS encoding phage late control D family protein, which gives rise to MNDQSATTTAKVPHPVFVLTYEQKNITNDITPYVRSVTCTDYLDGQSDELSVELEDADGRWIEQWYPGKGDALSLKIGYSDEPLLPCGTFEIDEIEFGHPPATVTIRALATGVKKSVRTRAGRAYEGTTLAAIAQRIAKRNKLTLVGKIRDIRIDRVTQYQERDVEFLTRLAREFGYAFKIVSTKLVFTELADLRETNAVLTITKGDLQSIRLRDKIKEVYQAAKGKYHDPKTKRLVVYGVKGDNVAEVGQTTVSTKKRSGQSASGDTLKFSARGSKAALQTKTQAALDAANLQQTAGNITLHGNPKLVAGTTVELANCGKLSGKYLVESAHHRLERGAGYTTELEIKRVALPIKVGTGSSTGKTTSGKALKVYGTTTDGQVGVVGTSTVTKKK